The region TTCCACGGTGAAGCTATGAACGGCGCCGGGGAATGCGACAAAGTTCAAATCGACCTCGGCATCTTTGAGCTTCTCTTGGAAAGCGTCGATCGATTCCTGAGAGACAAAGCCGTCGTCGGCTCCGTGGCAAACAAGCACCTTGGCTTCGATCGCTTCGGCTTGGTCTTCGCTGGGAGTTGGCAGAGCCGCATGGAACGTCGCAATCGCATCGACGTCGGCACCCGTGTAGCCAAGTTGCAGTGCCGTCGACCCACCAAAGCAGTAGCCAATTGCAGCGATCTTATCTGGATTGCACTGCGGTTGCTTTTTCAAAACGTCCAAAGCGACGGTGGCCCGTTTTTGCCACTCGTCGACGTTCGCTCGAACTTTACCCGCCATCGCGCCAGCATCTTTCGGATGATCAACAAACTGGCCGTCGCCATACATGTCGGCGGCGAACGCAACGTAGCCAAGTTCGGCCAGCATTGTGGTTCGCTTCTTGGCGTAATCGTTCAGGCCCCACCATTCATGAAAGACAATCACGCCGGGGCGTGGGCCTTTGATGGAATCGTCGTAGGCGAGATAGCCGTCGAACGTTTTGTCGCCGACTTGGTATTCGATGACTTCGGTTTTCACTTCGGCCGAAGCGACCGACGCAAGAAGTAGCAGAGTCAGAAGGGAAGCAGAAAGACATCGCATAGATGCAAACTCCGGGGGTCTAAAAAGTAACCTGGTAGACCGCGTTCCCTGCGGCATTCAACGTGAAACAGCCCTTCGTTATATCAGATCGTAAGTCATGATTCCGCGTGATATAGGGTGTCAGCTACGAAACTTTTTATAGGTATAAATTTCTTGACCTGTCTTCGTAAAAGAAATATACACAAACAAACGCAATAAATTCACTTGATTTCTTTTGTCTCCGTTTTCTCCTCCTCCTCGATTCACAACTCTGTCGTTTCTGCCTTCCTTTTCCCTTCCTCCGGAATACGAGAGTGTGCCATGAATGTCTTCTCCCATAGCCATGCGCGCCGTGCTGGTTTCACACTGGTTGAATTACTTGTTGTGATTGCAATTATCGGAGTGCTGATTGCTTTGCTCCTTCCGGCCGTGCAACAGGCCCGAGAGTCGGCGCGGCGCATGCAATGTTCCAACCGCATGAAGCAGGTCGGATTGGCACTGCACAACTATCACGACACACACGGAGCATTTCCGGCGTTACAAATGCAGGCCGCGCCGTCTCGCCCGAGTGGTTTCGTGGCGCTGCTTCCTTACATCGAACAAACGGCCGTATGGAATCGAGCTTCCGGGGCGGCGACACCGTTCGGAGCTGGCGACTGGAATCCAGCCGAACAAAATACGTTGATCCCCGAACTTCTTTGTCCTTCCGATCCCTATTGGTCTTCGCGAGCCGATGTCACCGGACGCAAGCCACGTAGTTACCATTTGTGCGTTGGCGACAGCATTCGTAACAACCATAACACCAGTTCATCGAAGCGAGGCTTGTTCGTCACGCAAACCAATCTGGCGTTTCGAGACATTGTTGATGGAACGAGTAACACGCTTGCCATCAGCGAAGTAGTTGTGGGTCCCAACAACATTACGCGAACGATGAAAGGGAACGTCGCCGTTACGCCTGGGATTAACACTAACCCTTCCAGTCCGGCCGATTGCTGGGCCGCGCGAGGTGTGAATGGTGAAGTCGACGCTGCGGTGCCGGTAACCGCGGAATCATACGTGCATCGTGCTCCCGGAAGTCGCTGGGCGGAAGGGCGCGTTTTCTTTACCGGTTTTAGCACCGTACTGCCTCCGAACTCGCCTCGCTGCACGATTGCTCATAACGATGGAAGTTGGGGGATTTGGACGCCAAGTAGTTTTCATCCTGGCGGAGTTCTCTGCGGTCGTGCGGATGGTTCGACTCAGTTCGTGCCAGAGACAATCGATGCCGGCGATCCCACTGCGGTCGAAGCGACCACCGGTCCAAGTCCTTACGGTGTGTGGGGAGCTCTTGGTTCGATCAACGGCGGCGAAGCATATTCTTCTTTGTAAACTCCTTACCCCGATGTGGAACTCATGCTTCGATATCAGCTTTTCATTTTGATTCTGATCGTAGGCACGTCTGGCTGTACGGCTGCGGACGATTCCGGCTTGCCCAAGCGCGTTCCTGCAAAAGCAGTCGTGATCTACCAAGGAAAACCAGTCGAAGGGGCCGCCGTTACTTTCGGTGGTGCAGACATCCGAGGGGCCGTTGGTAACACAGACGCCGACGGAGAAGTGACGCTGTGGACGTACGAACCTGGCGATGGCGTCATTCCTGGAACGTACACCGTGGCCATTCGCAAACTAGAAGTGCTGGCGTTGCCTGATCCTGAGTCTGTGAGCCCCGAAGAATATTCCCGGATGACTCACGAGATGAACCGAGCGCTGAGCGGTGCCCCCAACCATTTGGTTCCCAAGAAGTACGCCAAACCTGAAACCAGCGGCCTCACCGCCGAAGTAGTCGACGGCGGTGAGAACGTGTTTACGTTTGAGCTGGAGGATTGAAGAACTACTTCTTCACTTCGTCCAAACGCAGAACTTTGATCGCGAGTTCTTCCAACTGTTTGCGATCGACCGTGCTTGGGGCTTCGGTCATGAGGTCGGCCGCGCGTTGGGTTTTGGGGAACGCGATGCAGTCGCGAATGTTGTCCAGATGACCAAACAGCATCACCCAGCGGTCGATGCCCAGGGCGATCCCACCATGCGGTGGAGCACCATATTGCAGGGCGTCCAGCAGGAAGCCGAAACGCTCTTTAGCGTCTTCTTCGGTCATGCCCAACAGGCCAAACACTTTTTGCTGGGTGGCATTGTCGTGGATACGAATTGTCCCACCACCAGCTTCGCTGCCGTTGATTACCAAGTCGTAGGCCAACGCGCGGCACTTGCCGGGATCGCTGTCTAGCAAGTCGATGTCTTGCGGACGAGGCGCGGTGAATGGGTGATGCATGGCAACCCAGCGGCCTTCTTCTTCGTCGTAGTCGAACATCGGAAACTCGACAATCCAGCTGAAGTGCATCGCTTCGGGATCGTACAGTTTCAGTTCCGCACCTAGCTTCTTTCGCAGGCCGTAAAGCGACTTGCAAGTCACCTC is a window of Bremerella sp. TYQ1 DNA encoding:
- a CDS encoding dienelactone hydrolase family protein; amino-acid sequence: MRCLSASLLTLLLLASVASAEVKTEVIEYQVGDKTFDGYLAYDDSIKGPRPGVIVFHEWWGLNDYAKKRTTMLAELGYVAFAADMYGDGQFVDHPKDAGAMAGKVRANVDEWQKRATVALDVLKKQPQCNPDKIAAIGYCFGGSTALQLGYTGADVDAIATFHAALPTPSEDQAEAIEAKVLVCHGADDGFVSQESIDAFQEKLKDAEVDLNFVAFPGAVHSFTVEDSGKHNNPGMQYNKEADEKSWAMLLDLLNKELK
- a CDS encoding DUF1559 domain-containing protein, producing the protein MNVFSHSHARRAGFTLVELLVVIAIIGVLIALLLPAVQQARESARRMQCSNRMKQVGLALHNYHDTHGAFPALQMQAAPSRPSGFVALLPYIEQTAVWNRASGAATPFGAGDWNPAEQNTLIPELLCPSDPYWSSRADVTGRKPRSYHLCVGDSIRNNHNTSSSKRGLFVTQTNLAFRDIVDGTSNTLAISEVVVGPNNITRTMKGNVAVTPGINTNPSSPADCWAARGVNGEVDAAVPVTAESYVHRAPGSRWAEGRVFFTGFSTVLPPNSPRCTIAHNDGSWGIWTPSSFHPGGVLCGRADGSTQFVPETIDAGDPTAVEATTGPSPYGVWGALGSINGGEAYSSL
- a CDS encoding carboxypeptidase-like regulatory domain-containing protein; translated protein: MLRYQLFILILIVGTSGCTAADDSGLPKRVPAKAVVIYQGKPVEGAAVTFGGADIRGAVGNTDADGEVTLWTYEPGDGVIPGTYTVAIRKLEVLALPDPESVSPEEYSRMTHEMNRALSGAPNHLVPKKYAKPETSGLTAEVVDGGENVFTFELED